In the genome of Aquicella lusitana, one region contains:
- a CDS encoding MoaF-related domain-containing protein, protein MKRKIAFAAFIFAFFATSSVAAAPKVEHYIFKYESDRAFDVKLTDNTITWQSLSGPDKGQTETDFINRKKLSKNIEIVQWAENDGTFVTVILDRAQLNVISSGKFSTGTWLWSGKAIAV, encoded by the coding sequence ATGAAAAGAAAAATCGCATTTGCCGCATTCATTTTTGCATTTTTTGCAACTTCCAGTGTCGCTGCTGCGCCGAAGGTTGAACACTATATTTTTAAATACGAGAGCGACAGGGCATTTGATGTCAAACTTACTGATAATACTATTACTTGGCAATCCTTGAGTGGACCCGATAAAGGCCAAACCGAAACAGATTTTATTAACAGAAAAAAGCTTTCAAAGAATATTGAGATTGTTCAATGGGCTGAAAATGATGGAACGTTTGTGACTGTTATCCTGGATCGCGCTCAGCTTAATGTAATCAGTTCAGGAAAATTTTCCACAGGTACATGGTTATGGTCTGGAAAAGCGATAGCCGTTTAA
- a CDS encoding LysR family transcriptional regulator yields the protein MNIKNLDLNLLAALNALLEEKNVTRAAARINLSQPATSRALARLRNMFQDPLLVKGARGMVLTARANELYQPLQHILNDITAMVSPPSIEPGAMQGEVVIATRDYELAAILPKVINRLRVESPNLTLRIIPLIGDDLSSLENQHVDFILTATESKAATLYRYTVYKESFVCLASKDNPAIQKGMTLETYTAAKHCLVTISGFGLGIVDTLLAQKNLKRNVVVRVPHFLAVAHIIADSDLVVTLPRRLGELLSRQENIILINPPLKIPSFPVYLYWHARNQNNPIHRWIRKVIQTSDGK from the coding sequence ATGAATATAAAAAATTTAGATCTTAACTTGCTGGCAGCATTAAATGCTTTACTGGAAGAAAAAAACGTTACACGTGCTGCTGCGCGTATCAATTTAAGCCAGCCGGCAACAAGCCGCGCTTTAGCTCGTCTGAGAAACATGTTCCAGGATCCTTTGTTAGTAAAAGGGGCAAGGGGGATGGTATTAACAGCGCGGGCAAATGAACTTTATCAACCATTACAGCATATCTTGAACGATATAACCGCTATGGTTTCTCCCCCTTCGATTGAACCTGGCGCTATGCAAGGAGAGGTTGTAATTGCAACGCGTGATTATGAACTAGCCGCCATTCTTCCCAAAGTAATTAACCGGCTCAGAGTTGAATCGCCTAATTTAACGCTCCGCATCATTCCACTAATAGGCGATGATTTGAGTTCTTTAGAAAATCAGCATGTGGATTTTATTTTAACAGCCACTGAGAGCAAAGCAGCCACCTTATATCGTTATACCGTTTATAAGGAAAGCTTTGTCTGCTTGGCCTCAAAAGATAACCCCGCTATCCAGAAAGGCATGACTTTAGAAACTTATACGGCGGCAAAACATTGTCTGGTCACCATTTCAGGTTTTGGCTTAGGTATAGTTGATACACTCCTTGCGCAGAAAAACCTTAAGCGCAATGTCGTTGTTCGCGTTCCCCATTTCTTAGCTGTGGCACATATTATTGCCGACTCAGATTTGGTGGTAACCCTACCCCGCCGGCTTGGTGAATTGTTATCTCGGCAAGAAAACATCATCTTAATAAATCCGCCTCTCAAAATCCCTTCCTTTCCTGTTTATTTGTATTGGCATGCGCGCAATCAAAATAATCCTATACATCGTTGGATTAGAAAGGTAATTCAAACAAGCGATGGAAAGTAG
- the ltrA gene encoding group II intron reverse transcriptase/maturase, which produces MDKAKSFDIPKQLVFGAYQQVAKNAGSAGVDEISIKMFHEEHKQHLYKLWNRMSSGSYFPPPVKTVLIPKKSGGERPLGIPTVADRIAQTVVKRILEPQLEPHFDEDSYGYRPKKSALDAVATARQRCWKYQWVIDLDIKGFFDSIDHGLLMRAVEKHTSCRWALLYIKRWLTADSQQPDGTRVMRIQGTPQGGVISPLLANLFLHYAFDKWMRKAYPNICFERYADDILVHCRTKAEAETILKAISERLAECKLSTNREKTKIVYCGLSEAYDDYPHRKFDFLGYTFRHRLTRSKIGKQFVGFVPAISNSAKKSLRQVIKRWRIHRRTYETIESLAKWINPYLRGWVNYYGKFYRSEMQSPLLQVEHYLKRWCKNKFRGKCHKASMDQALKYLGQVRKYKPHLFEHWRYGWGSPLV; this is translated from the coding sequence TTGGATAAAGCAAAATCATTTGATATTCCTAAACAACTTGTTTTTGGTGCCTATCAACAGGTGGCTAAAAATGCTGGGTCAGCTGGGGTAGATGAAATTTCGATCAAAATGTTCCATGAGGAACATAAGCAGCATTTATACAAACTGTGGAATCGGATGTCATCAGGAAGTTACTTTCCACCGCCAGTTAAAACCGTTCTAATTCCTAAGAAATCAGGAGGAGAACGGCCACTTGGTATTCCGACTGTTGCTGACCGTATTGCACAAACTGTGGTAAAAAGAATACTTGAACCCCAGTTAGAACCGCATTTCGATGAAGATTCTTACGGGTACCGTCCCAAGAAATCAGCACTGGATGCGGTTGCTACAGCAAGGCAGCGATGCTGGAAGTATCAGTGGGTCATTGACCTTGATATAAAAGGGTTCTTTGACAGTATTGACCATGGGCTTTTGATGCGCGCCGTTGAGAAACACACGTCGTGCCGATGGGCATTGCTGTACATTAAGCGGTGGCTAACCGCAGATAGTCAGCAGCCAGATGGTACGCGGGTTATGCGAATACAAGGTACGCCTCAAGGGGGAGTAATTAGCCCGTTGCTGGCAAATTTGTTTCTACATTATGCATTCGATAAATGGATGAGAAAAGCTTATCCAAATATATGCTTTGAGCGGTATGCGGATGACATTCTTGTGCATTGCCGAACAAAAGCAGAAGCGGAAACAATACTCAAGGCCATTTCAGAACGATTAGCTGAATGTAAATTATCAACTAATCGTGAGAAAACAAAGATTGTTTACTGTGGCTTGTCAGAGGCTTATGACGATTATCCTCATAGAAAATTTGATTTCTTGGGGTACACCTTTCGACATAGGTTAACACGGTCAAAAATTGGCAAGCAATTTGTAGGCTTTGTTCCAGCAATTAGCAATAGTGCTAAGAAGAGCCTTCGTCAAGTGATAAAACGCTGGCGAATACATCGACGCACCTATGAAACGATAGAGAGTCTTGCAAAATGGATCAATCCCTACCTTCGTGGATGGGTCAATTATTATGGAAAATTCTATCGATCAGAGATGCAATCGCCCCTTTTGCAGGTAGAGCACTATTTAAAGCGCTGGTGTAAAAACAAGTTTAGAGGCAAGTGTCACAAAGCCTCAATGGATCAAGCGCTCAAATATCTCGGACAGGTAAGGAAATATAAACCACACTTATTCGAGCATTGGCGCTATGGTTGGGGATCACCTTTGGTTTGA
- a CDS encoding NAD(P)-dependent oxidoreductase: MKIALIGATGFVGSYILAEALNRGHWVTALVRYPEKLPQYSNLIGKKMDVFDQAKLAQSIAGHDAVISAFNSFGEGLPDSKAMRLQVEGIKLIIHAVKTAKLKRLLVVGGAGSLDVRPKLQLVDTAEFPEEYKSMALAMREVLHILEAESSLDWTFLSPSALLQPGERTGKFRLGKNQLLSNEKGESKISTQDYAVAMLDELENPEHIRQRFTVGY, encoded by the coding sequence ATGAAAATAGCATTAATTGGCGCGACAGGTTTTGTTGGCTCATACATTCTTGCCGAGGCATTGAATCGCGGGCATTGGGTAACAGCGCTTGTTCGTTATCCTGAGAAACTGCCGCAGTATAGTAATTTAATAGGCAAAAAGATGGATGTCTTTGATCAAGCTAAATTAGCCCAGTCAATAGCAGGCCATGACGCGGTTATCAGTGCTTTTAATTCCTTCGGGGAAGGATTGCCTGATTCCAAGGCCATGCGGCTACAAGTAGAAGGGATAAAATTAATTATACATGCAGTTAAAACTGCAAAGCTTAAACGTCTATTAGTAGTGGGTGGAGCAGGGAGTCTTGACGTCAGGCCGAAGCTGCAATTAGTTGATACGGCTGAATTTCCAGAAGAGTATAAATCTATGGCATTGGCGATGCGTGAAGTACTCCATATTTTAGAAGCGGAATCTAGCCTAGATTGGACTTTTCTGAGCCCATCCGCGCTACTGCAACCAGGCGAACGCACAGGAAAATTCAGGCTGGGCAAGAACCAACTGCTGAGCAATGAAAAAGGTGAAAGCAAGATATCAACGCAGGACTATGCTGTTGCAATGCTGGACGAATTAGAAAATCCAGAACATATCCGGCAACGCTTTACCGTAGGGTATTAA
- a CDS encoding ParA family protein — protein MRIIAIVNNKGGVGKTTTSRILAEYFSIVKKERVLALDMDPQANFSNRYLKMEIDPYQQEGRIPPLHPSYDSSAPEDKDWDGRSSIAGIFFGEMVFPYSTYINTLEVAPSHSSKLLLAEAVTRDEVVQKVYDQLSKFLSLDDVRHSYDKIIIDTPPSKGPVTISVVRAATDLLIPSIMEPQPIEGIYGMIHLWKAETLRRPDHHPLNLIGVLPNSFDRRGIIHKDHLDSLKREMPDYVLESKIGRRLIYAEADADGAVPPSIFMYPDKNPAKQEVLSACMEIEERMNVYVN, from the coding sequence ATGAGAATTATTGCGATTGTCAATAACAAGGGTGGAGTTGGCAAAACCACAACGAGCAGGATTCTTGCCGAATATTTTTCCATTGTTAAAAAAGAACGTGTTCTTGCGCTGGATATGGATCCTCAAGCTAACTTCAGCAACCGATACTTGAAAATGGAAATTGATCCTTATCAACAAGAAGGTAGAATCCCTCCGTTACATCCAAGTTATGATTCAAGCGCGCCGGAAGACAAGGATTGGGATGGAAGAAGTAGTATTGCCGGTATTTTTTTTGGTGAAATGGTTTTCCCCTATTCCACCTACATTAACACGCTTGAGGTTGCGCCTTCCCATAGTTCCAAGCTTCTGCTGGCGGAAGCTGTTACTCGAGACGAAGTTGTACAAAAAGTTTACGATCAACTTTCTAAATTTTTATCCCTCGATGATGTTCGGCATAGCTACGATAAAATTATCATTGATACGCCACCTTCTAAAGGACCGGTAACCATCAGCGTAGTGCGTGCTGCAACAGATCTGCTCATTCCTTCTATTATGGAGCCTCAGCCTATTGAAGGTATTTATGGAATGATCCATCTCTGGAAAGCAGAAACCTTGCGACGTCCGGACCACCATCCTCTCAATCTTATCGGGGTGTTACCCAATTCATTTGATCGACGTGGGATCATACATAAGGATCATTTAGACAGTTTGAAGCGCGAAATGCCCGACTATGTCTTGGAATCAAAAATAGGCCGAAGGCTCATCTATGCAGAAGCGGATGCAGACGGTGCAGTTCCACCCTCTATTTTTATGTACCCTGATAAAAATCCTGCAAAACAAGAAGTTTTGTCGGCCTGTATGGAAATTGAAGAAAGGATGAATGTATATGTCAACTAA
- a CDS encoding KpsF/GutQ family sugar-phosphate isomerase → MHTDDFCNIGKQVIEQEAKAIQLLLSRIDEHFARASDILMNCKGYIIVMGMGKSGHIGKKLAATFTATGSPSFFVHPAEAMHGDSGMITARDTVIMLSKSGETEEVLGIIPLIKRLNIPCISLTGNTRSKLAKSATINLDVSITREACPLGLAPTSSTTVTLVMGNALAATVSERRKWLMEQNQDESKISLIGI, encoded by the coding sequence ATGCATACTGATGATTTTTGTAATATAGGTAAACAGGTCATCGAGCAAGAGGCCAAGGCGATTCAACTGCTCCTCTCCCGTATTGATGAGCATTTCGCCCGGGCCTCGGATATTCTGATGAACTGTAAGGGATATATTATTGTGATGGGTATGGGGAAATCCGGCCATATTGGCAAAAAACTTGCGGCAACATTTACAGCCACCGGCAGCCCCTCTTTTTTTGTCCATCCAGCCGAAGCCATGCATGGTGACAGCGGTATGATCACTGCCCGTGATACCGTCATCATGCTATCCAAGTCCGGTGAAACAGAGGAAGTACTTGGTATTATCCCCCTCATCAAACGTTTAAATATTCCTTGCATTTCACTCACCGGCAACACGCGGTCAAAGCTTGCCAAATCCGCCACTATCAATCTGGATGTCAGTATCACTCGTGAAGCCTGCCCTTTGGGACTTGCTCCCACTTCCAGCACAACAGTTACACTTGTCATGGGTAATGCATTGGCTGCGACAGTGTCAGAACGCAGAAAATGGCTTATGGAGCAGAACCAGGATGAGAGTAAGATTAGCCTAATCGGTATTTAG
- a CDS encoding ParB/RepB/Spo0J family partition protein, with translation MSTKKRFSISPDLANGIRSTIQSAASNQGQLHYDMMAIDMIEPDPENPRKLSISREELFNGLNQADAQYQVKIKELDALNELAESIKRVGIRNAIEVYKEGPKYRIVSGERRYLAALLTGQKAVPVRINQKPEEFNLRYTQWVENVNRQDLSLWEKFNNLLAMADAYQKTHQDDFNERILQNLLGVSTIQAYRYFCLLKADEKIIQLIESGKLNNLKLVQELVTMKDKGARNQIISWIQSSKEEITSLTHYREVAGKKPIVPKSQTSGAVNLGKISNVSVAKQLLEILLSDSRLVKYRHGFKNIDWASSKSVKKAFKDLFKTIEKEFSVEECV, from the coding sequence ATGTCAACTAAAAAGCGATTCAGTATTTCCCCTGATTTGGCGAATGGTATCCGTAGCACAATACAATCTGCTGCCTCTAACCAGGGACAATTGCATTATGACATGATGGCAATCGACATGATTGAACCTGACCCGGAAAATCCTCGTAAACTAAGCATTTCCCGCGAAGAACTGTTTAATGGATTAAACCAGGCAGACGCACAGTACCAAGTCAAAATCAAAGAACTTGATGCCTTAAATGAGCTGGCTGAATCAATCAAACGTGTGGGCATTAGAAATGCTATCGAAGTTTATAAAGAGGGTCCTAAATACCGTATTGTTTCTGGTGAGCGACGTTATCTAGCTGCGCTCTTGACGGGCCAGAAAGCGGTACCTGTGCGCATTAATCAAAAGCCTGAAGAATTTAATTTGCGTTATACGCAGTGGGTCGAAAATGTTAATAGGCAGGATTTATCACTGTGGGAAAAATTTAACAATCTTCTTGCCATGGCAGATGCTTACCAAAAAACACATCAGGACGACTTTAACGAGCGTATCCTGCAAAATCTGTTAGGTGTATCCACTATTCAGGCTTATCGCTATTTTTGTTTGCTAAAAGCGGATGAAAAAATAATTCAATTAATTGAGTCTGGTAAGCTAAACAATTTAAAACTTGTACAAGAACTTGTGACGATGAAAGACAAGGGAGCGCGTAACCAAATTATTTCCTGGATCCAATCGTCAAAAGAGGAAATTACTTCACTGACCCATTACCGAGAAGTCGCTGGCAAAAAGCCAATCGTTCCCAAATCTCAGACAAGTGGTGCTGTTAATTTGGGTAAGATCAGTAATGTATCTGTGGCAAAGCAATTGCTTGAAATACTATTGTCAGATTCACGATTGGTTAAGTATCGGCACGGATTTAAGAATATTGATTGGGCTTCATCCAAATCGGTAAAAAAAGCATTTAAGGACTTGTTTAAGACAATCGAAAAAGAATTCAGTGTTGAAGAGTGTGTTTAA
- a CDS encoding CC0125/CC1285 family lipoprotein has protein sequence MRLYQLPIIIMLLTGCATSYGPAGEIGGFDTGGYADKRINANTVAVSFSGNWLTKQNTIRAYVLYRCAKITIENGYDYFIVTSSSVSPVNVSVKTGSKNYLTIPPKLYDIFYTKTDYRSYRLSASRAAKCYPCNQNNQHAVVVVIKMFEGKAPDIPNAFDANDVIAHLGPATL, from the coding sequence ATGAGACTCTATCAACTGCCTATCATCATAATGTTGCTGACAGGATGTGCGACTTCTTATGGACCAGCAGGGGAGATAGGGGGATTTGATACAGGTGGTTATGCGGATAAAAGAATTAATGCAAACACGGTTGCCGTTAGTTTTAGTGGGAATTGGCTCACGAAGCAAAACACGATCAGGGCTTATGTTTTATATCGTTGCGCAAAAATAACCATCGAAAATGGCTATGACTATTTTATCGTGACTTCCTCCAGCGTTTCACCAGTCAATGTAAGCGTTAAAACGGGAAGCAAAAATTATCTCACTATCCCGCCAAAACTCTACGATATTTTTTATACGAAAACAGATTATAGATCCTACCGTTTATCGGCTTCACGTGCGGCAAAGTGCTATCCATGCAATCAAAATAATCAGCACGCTGTAGTTGTCGTTATAAAAATGTTTGAAGGGAAAGCGCCTGATATTCCTAATGCATTTGATGCAAATGATGTTATTGCACACCTTGGACCAGCAACACTTTAG
- a CDS encoding replication initiation protein, with product MDSKKKRTREKTEDRKDSSLILKKHVGLIHCENKLTLIQRKICNILLFNALDKINDQDIYEIPLRKLCSLVGYNSNDIKLIKESIKSLIAVVMEWNLLEDRKFLNEEDYPEDAITWNASSLLAGASIKNGIIRYSYSPQMKSILSSLDIYGRINLFVQAKFNSTYSLVLYENCVRFKNLQQTSWFPLYLFRSLMGVTQDKYRSFKEFKRNVINVAVNEINQKADIYIEPQYKKSGRNITAIQFLLSENQKYKPAFKKISRQEKVGDYPRQRSSIIEILMAEFNFSEKQANEMAAAYAYEYLIEKIQMVRAKQTNVQQPAAYLIAALKKDYKNQTGHKLSSNNKTNEQPYQRVAQSASEISSLRNKYMTYRLNMYIKFVQQQAENIQKSIQEKFELSLKPKLEIFKFYKRKGLTSPFVMSDFMSFIDEHYPQIVNEYLDFEEYITADEVEA from the coding sequence ATGGACAGTAAAAAGAAAAGGACAAGGGAAAAGACGGAAGACCGAAAGGATTCCAGTCTAATTTTAAAAAAGCATGTAGGTCTGATTCATTGTGAAAATAAACTAACATTGATACAGAGAAAAATATGCAACATCTTGCTTTTTAATGCGCTGGATAAAATAAATGATCAAGATATCTATGAGATTCCGTTACGGAAGTTATGCAGCCTGGTTGGCTACAATAGCAACGACATCAAGTTAATCAAGGAATCAATCAAGAGCTTAATCGCTGTAGTCATGGAATGGAACCTGCTCGAGGATAGAAAATTTCTAAACGAAGAAGATTACCCTGAAGATGCTATTACCTGGAATGCCAGCTCGCTGCTCGCAGGTGCTTCGATAAAAAATGGCATTATCCGTTATTCCTATAGCCCGCAAATGAAGTCCATATTATCTTCGCTGGACATATATGGGCGTATAAATCTCTTTGTTCAAGCCAAATTCAACTCCACTTATAGTCTGGTGCTCTACGAAAATTGTGTGCGATTTAAAAATTTACAGCAGACATCCTGGTTCCCACTCTATTTATTCCGTTCTTTAATGGGAGTTACGCAGGATAAGTATCGGTCTTTTAAGGAATTTAAACGTAACGTGATTAACGTTGCCGTCAATGAAATCAATCAAAAGGCGGATATTTATATAGAGCCTCAATACAAGAAGTCGGGGCGCAATATCACCGCGATCCAATTTTTACTGTCTGAAAACCAAAAATATAAGCCAGCATTTAAAAAAATAAGCCGGCAGGAGAAGGTAGGTGACTATCCAAGGCAGCGATCGAGTATTATCGAGATTCTCATGGCCGAATTTAATTTTTCAGAAAAGCAAGCCAACGAAATGGCGGCGGCTTATGCGTACGAATATTTAATAGAAAAAATCCAGATGGTAAGAGCAAAACAAACCAACGTGCAACAGCCAGCCGCTTATCTTATAGCTGCATTAAAAAAAGATTACAAGAATCAAACTGGTCATAAATTATCATCCAACAATAAAACAAATGAGCAACCTTATCAGCGTGTAGCCCAGAGTGCTTCAGAAATATCATCGCTCAGAAATAAATACATGACATATCGTTTGAACATGTACATAAAATTTGTACAGCAACAGGCAGAAAATATTCAAAAATCCATCCAGGAAAAATTTGAGCTGTCTTTAAAACCAAAGTTAGAAATATTCAAATTTTATAAAAGGAAGGGGTTAACATCGCCATTTGTAATGAGTGATTTTATGTCTTTTATAGACGAGCATTATCCGCAAATAGTGAACGAATATCTGGATTTTGAGGAGTATATTACAGCAGACGAAGTCGAAGCATAG